The following nucleotide sequence is from Vibrio sp. SCSIO 43136.
CATCCCCAGACTCACCTTCGCTTTCTGGGCACAAGGTGCCCCAATCCACTTCCACCGAACCAAACCCAAAATCAATGATGTAATCATCCTGACCTCCTGGGGGATTGGTCGACGCTGGAGAAAGCCCTTTTATGTATGCTTTCGCAATCACCTGAGTAATGGTAGTTTCAAATGCTGCGGCAACTCCTTGAAGGGTTGATACCCTCGCAGACTGCTGCAAATTGAGAAACTTAGGCGCTGCCACCACAGCGAGTATCCCTAAAATCACGATCACAACCACTAACTCGATTAGGGTAAATCCACTCTTTTTCATGTTGGCAAATATCCCTCGCCTTATTTACAACTTACCCATTAAATATAACAGCTAGTAATAGAGTGTTTGTGAGCGATTACTTACAACTATCTGATGGTCCAAGAGAACATTGGCGTTATTGTTGCGATTTCTCACTTTTGTGACAAAAAAAACCGCTAAGTCTGACTTAGCGGTTTATATTACGTGGCAAAAAGTTTTGCCAGAAAAAGGATCTTACCCAGTGAAGACTATGCCAGTAAATTAGGTCACGATGAAAGACGCATGTGAATCAGCATCACGGTTTCCCCGGTCTGGGAAACTCTAGGTTCACAGCCATAAGGCACAAAGCCGAGCTTGTGGTACAGCATAAGTGCTGGAGTGTTGTAGTTAAAAACCGATAAACTCGGTGCTACTTGATAGTGTTCTCGGCACTTGGCACTCAAAACTTCTATCATCGCTTTACCTATGCCTTTACCTTTGTGGCTATCAGCGACTATCACGTTACCAATAAAGGCCTGTTCGGTGGGTTTAACATCATAAAGATTACCAAAGGCCACGACCCTTCCCTCGTCGATTGCGACTGTCAACTGAAGGCGCTGCTGGGCAATCTCTGCTATCTGAACGACATCCCAAGGAAAGCTCGCCACCGCGCTTACTTTATAGAGCTCCTCCGGTGAAGAAATTAACTGTCCAATTTGCTCATAATGCGCTGGCGTTGCAGCGAGAAACTCCATTGACTCTCCTAAACTTATTTTAATGGATCATTATCAGGTAATACGCCATGCATCCACATTGCTAAGCGGTGCTTAATGTTTGCACCATCTTGTTTATCTGCAGGAAGTGGAGTGATTTGCTTGGCATCAACGAGAAACAGGTAAACGCCTTTCACAAACGTCGGTTGTGGTGAAGTTGGCAAGTTAAATCCTTGCATTTTTGCCATCTGGGAACCAATTTCTAGTGCTTTTTTAACCAACTTATCTTCATTACGAAGCTTGGTACTCTTTGACATAGTAAACTTTCCTTTATTTGGCTGACCTTATCTATGACTCTACATTGCACTGCTTTAGCGTCAATTTTTCCTGTTGTGAAATGGGAGGCAGGGGGTGTATTCACCCTTGAAAGCTCAAATACCAAACAGTCAACGCTAGCACTCAAAACCTCAGAGACTAAAAAGCCCACCTAGGATAGGTGGGCCAATATCAATCAGCTTAGATAAAGCTAGTTCAGCAATTACTTACCGTTCAGCTTTAGCTCAGAGAATGTCACGCTGTTGTAGTCGCCATTCGCTTTGTCGGTAGCAAAGTCACCAGTACCCGCACAACCTGTTCCCCATACTGGGTGGCTGTCAGCTACACTACATTGACCATAAGCACCCGCTTTAAAGTAGAAGTCATCTTTTGCGTAGCCTGTTGGGAAATCAAGCTCGTCTTGACCTTTGCTGAGGTCGATTTCGTATTTCACCGTGTCGTGACGAGCAGTTTCAAACGTTAGGTACATCATAGTGCCCTGAACATCGATCTTGTAGCTGAACTCTTCACCTAGTGCGATACCTGCATCACCTGGTTCTGCGTGGTTTTCCCACGTGTTGCCCCATACAGGGTACGAGATATCGATACGGTTTGGATCTTTCTTAGCTAGGTTGCGCTCGTAGTTCCAGAATACTGAACCCATTTTGTGGCCAGGGAATTTCTTATAGAAAATCTTGATTGGTTCATTACCGTGGCCGTAACCCGTTTTAGCTTTGATTTGGTCGTTATGCTTTTTCGCATGGATTTGACCCACAACGACCGAGTGCGCAGGACCTTTTTCTGGGTACTTAGCGTTCATAGAGACGTGATCCACTTTCAGTGTCGCTTCCAGCGTACCGCCGACAGCGCTGTACTCTTTTGCATCCGGGTGGCTTGATAGTGCCCACTGGTTTAGCTTGCCATCGGTCAAAATGTTATCGAAGTTAGCACCACGAGGCATTTGACGCAGCTCAGAGCGAGCGTTCTTAGAGTTTTTGGTCGTAATGGCTTGGTTTTGCACTTGGAAAACTAGGTGGCCATCTTTGTTTAGGTGGAAGAAATCTTTATGTGAGTAGCTTAGCATCGCCACACCTTCGATCTCATCAACCTTGCCATCTTCATTGATGTCCGAAGGGATAGTGATCTTCCAGTTACGCATATCAAAGTTATCCGCAGGTACAGGGTAATCAACACCGTTATTTGCCACTTCAGCAAATGCAGTGGTAGAAAGAGCAAGGAGGATAGAGCCAGTAAGTAGGTGCTTTTTGTTCATCGTTAGCAAATCCATTTATTGTGTTATTGTCATACAGTATGCCCAGCATTAACAAAAACAAAAGAGACTTTAATGGGTTGTTCAAGCGCGATCACAACATCCATAACCTCGTTTTATAGAGTTTCGGAATTGCCGTATCAATCACATAAATCATACAAATAACTGTGTTAATAGGCGATTTGAGAGCATAAAAAACGCCCCATCCGAGGGTGGGGCGTATAAAGTTTCTTACTTAGATCGGTAGCAAAATGCCAATCAATCGCCTTTTAAGCTTTGTTGCCACTGAGAAAGCCGCTCAATATGCTCGGGAGAAATTCCGCAGCATCCACCAATGATGTTTGCACCAGCTAGATGCCATGCTTTGGCGAAATCCAAGTACTCTTGCGGTGAGAAATAGCGCAATGCTTGAATCGCTTCATTCGCTTTATGGTCAGACCGAATAGGAGTAAAGCTATTGGCATAAACTCCAATATCCATGTCTTGCCCCAACTCGTCGAGCAAGGATCTTGTCTGTCTGATGGCGGATTCCATTACCTCTGGTACGGAGCAGTTAAAGAAGATGCCTTGTGCATTGGTCTCTAACAGGGTCATCAACGCTTGTTTAATCGACTCGCCAGAACGCAACTTAGCATCATGCTCTTGTTCATCCAGTAAGGTAAACGCATAGTGACAAGGCTTGTCTGACGTCTTGAGCACATTCGCAATGCTTCGAGCTTCCGCCACACTTGAAATCGTTTCAGCAAGCCAAAGATCGACGAAGGGTTTCTGCGCTTGATATAAGGTGTCAAAGATCGCCTCACCTGTTTGTGGATCAAACAGATCAGGTCGATAAGAACCAAACGCCGGAGGGATGCAACCTGCCACCTTTACCGCAGTGCTACTCTCTTCTACGGACTGGCGAGCCAATTGACCTGCGAGTGTCGCGAGTGTCGCACCTTGCTGCTCAAAGCCCTGCTCACCCAAATGAAAAGGCACACATGCGTAACTGTTGGCGATGATGATCTCAGCACCTGCCTGAATAAAGTTGTGGTGCGCTTTTAATACATGCTGTGGCGACTCAATCAATGCCTGAGCACTCCACAGAGGCTGCGAAAAGGGAGCGCCCATGCGCTTGAGCTCTCTTCCCATCCCACCATCTAAAATCACCAACTTTTTCATTTGGACATCCATACGTCTATTTATTCTAAGCAGTGTGGAACACATCGGTATCATTTTACATTGAAAGCTGCTCACTATCAGTATGAACAAATTTCATGAGAAACGTTCAAAAAGCAACCAACCCAATCCGTGCGGTCATCGTAGGTCAGATCACCTCAAAAGTATGGCCCAATAGCGCTTTGACATTGGGCACTTTAGCCAGTTACAGTCAGCTTCGAACAATTATTAATAAGAATTAAGGAGATAGGCATGGAAGCGAATAAAAAGGTAGCGTTTATCGGCCTCGGCGTCATGGGATACCCAATGGCTGGGCACTTATCCAAGGCAGGCTATGAAACTCACGTATACAACCGCACCGTAGCAAAAGCAAAGCAATGGAGTGAAGAATTTCAGGGCGAATACTTTGAGACACCAAAACAAGCGGCTCAAGATTGCCAAGTTGTTTGTCTTTGTGTCGGCAATGACAACGACGTTCGCAGCGTGGTATTTGGCGAAGATGGCGTACTTGCAGGAATGGCAAAAGAAGCGACTTTGATCGACCATACCACCACCTCAGCCGAACTTGCAGAAGAACTCGCTACTGCCTGTCAGGAACTCGGCATTCACTTTATTGATGCTCCAGTCTCTGGTGGTCAAGCAGGCGCAGAAAATGGCGCACTCACCGTCATGTGTGGTGGCGAGCAGCAGGCATTTGAAGCCGCCTCTCCTGTGATTGATAGCTACGCTCGACAAATTTCTTTGCTTGGTGGTCACGGCCAAGGGCAGCGCTGCAAAATGGTCAATCAAATCTGCATCGCTGGGGTGTTAAAAGGGTTGAGCGAAGCCATCTTGCTGTCGCAAAAAGCTGGGCTAGACATTAATGACGTGGTCGATGTGCTTAAGCATGGTGCGGCGGGTTCATGGCAGATGGAAAACCGCGCCTCGACAATGGCAGCGGACAAGTTTGATTTTGGTTTTGCCATCGATTGGATGCGTAAAGATCTTGGGATTTGCCTGGACGAAGCGCAAAAATTTGGCTTAGACCTCCCACTCACCAAGCAGGTAGATAGCGAATACCAGTCCCTACAAGAACAAGGACTTGGGCGCATGGATACCTCAGTACTGATTAAGTCGTACGATAATAAATAAAATACTTTAACCCTCCCCACCCTGTATTGCAGGTGGGGAGGAATTCAATCGCCTCAATACCCCGTCAACTCCATATACCCCACACCTTGATGTGACCCTTCTATCTTCACAGGGCCCTCCCAGTAAGGCACCGTAAGTGGCATTTTGGCCATTGGGTTGAGCGCATCGATGGTTAGTGCAATATCCTCGCTTGGAATGTTCAATGTCCAGTGGGTAGGATGATCTCGACCATCTATCTCGGTAAAGGCAATAGGTGTCAGCTCAATCTGGTGACTACTCATGCGTCTTGCGCTGCCGTCGGCAAACATCAAATTGGCGTAATAGTAATTAGGCGCTGAATTTGTCATATCACGAAGTTGAAACACCACCAGCCGAGTCTCTTCATTAAGTTTGAGTGCAAACCAGTCCCAACCTTGTTGTGAGTCGAGTAAAAACTGCGAGCTCCACTCTCGATCAATCCATCCAACACCTGTCACCTGTTTGATTAAACCATCAATCGTCACCTCACCTTCCACGTGGATAAATGGCTGGCTGTAGTAATAAGAAGCCACTTCTCCATTGGCACTTTTTGAGCTAAATCCTTGCTCACCCTGTTTTTGATACGGTGACTGAGTGGTGAGCGACAGGGAATAACCAAAGCTGTCTGATTGCACTTTAAGCGTAGCGGGAAACATCTCTTCAGATTGAGATTGCCACTGCCAATCATCTAGAAATACTTTGAACGGAGAAGAGGACACACCCGCCAGCTCAGGGTGTTGGCGGGACCATTTTTCATCGGCGTAGTGTTTATCTACTGTCGTTATTGCGCTGTGCGCCATGTATATCTGTTGTCCAGCCCATTCAGTTTTTGCCGAAGTTGGCTTAGCAATGGCGACTCGAAACTGAGTCCACTGAATGCCCAATGGCATGCCATCTTGATCAATCAGGTTGGCGGTCAGATACCACCATTCATGGCGAAAATCTTGATGGGCTTGGTGGTCTTGAGGAAAGATTAAGCCCCTATCCGCAGTGACAGGGGTAAAAAGGGAGTCACTCTCCCCCATCCATGAGCCAAAACCGGTGCTTGGCTCTGGCTCACAACCTACAAGCGCCATCAGCATCGCTGTTGCCATTAAACGCTTAATCATCACAACACCTCGCTTTGTAAGCTTGAGACTACCGGGCTTCTAACCAACTTCCACAGAGGTAAAATCGTGGCGAGCACAGCGGCGAATATGGTTGCCATCGCTATCGTGAATGCGTCTAACCAACTCCACAAATAGTCCAGACTCCAGCCAAACGCTCGCAAGGTGATCATGTCCGTCAACACATAGCCGATCACCGCACCCAGCGGCAACGCAATCACCAAAGTAAACGCCAACAGCATAGTGATTTGTCCACACACCAGTGCCATTAGCTTGTTGCGACTCACGCCCAAAGCGTACAAACGCCCGACGGATGCTTTACGCGCATCCAGCAACATATAACAAGCACAAAACAATCCAATCACGGCCACCATCAAGGTGACCCCATTAAGCGCACTCGTCACAGCAAAAGTTTGCGAAAAAATCTCTAAGGCAATGGTTTTGATTTTTGCTTGGTCATAAAGCTGACTTGAGTGGAGTTCAAAATGGGTTTGAAGCTGCTGATACACCTGCGTTTGGTCGGCATTCACTTTCATCCCTAGACTGGACGGTACATCAGTAAAACCTAAGCTTTGCCATAAGCTAGGGGCGATTAACATTTCACCATTCGGCGAGCCATAATCGTAGAATATCGCTCCTATCTTGATTGAATGTCCTTTAAGAGCATCGGTCTGAAGTGAGTCCGATAAGTTCAAGCCTAACTTGATTGCCATTGGCTCACTAATTGCGGCTAGCTCTCCTTGATAAAAGCGAGGCCAAAAGTTATCTAGCTGGTGCTTAAACACCATGGTCTGTTCGAGTGTGATAGGGTCTTTGGTACCAAGCAAGGTTGGCAACCCTTGTACTTTTTCTTGTAAGTAATATTGGGTATAGACCTCTTCTACGCCATCAAAATTTGTCAGTGCTTGCATCACTTCCATCATCTGCCCTTGAGCTGGGCTGATGTAGATATCAGCATGGAGACGCTGCTCCAGCCATTGCTTCAATGTATGTTCAAAACTGCCCACTAAAGTGTTCATGCCGATATTGGCTGTCACTGCTAGCAGCAGCGCCATCATGGCAAGGCTAAGCGGTGCGATGAGCTCTCTTAACTCAGCAAAAAGATATTGGATAAGACCTGCTCGGCTCCGCCTCTCACACCAAAGTGCAAGCACTGTCAGCACCTTAGGCAAAAACAGCGGTACTGCGCATACTAAAACCCCAAGCCAAACCATAGTAATGCGAAAATGCGCACTGCTGATAAGCCCGATGGCAGCCACCACAGCGAACAGGCAACCTAAAACAAACAGTCGATTTTGATTAAGCACCTGCGGCCTAGCATAGAAACCACCATGAGATGAAAGCGGCTGATTGATTTGAGATTTGAAGAACTGCCAACAAGCCAATAACGTCGAAAGCAGCGTTAACACCAAGGCTTGAAACCACCACTGCCACTCCCAACTGCCAGGTAACAATGTAGCGCCATAGAGCTGCTCTAGAGTCAATGCCACGGTTGGGTGCAACCAATGGCTTAATTGCATACCCAAGACAAACCCCAATGAGACGCCAATCAGGACCAATATCGCCAACTCGATCAGCAGTGCACTCATTAACCATTTAGCGCCGACACCCACTTGTTGTACTTGGACCAAAAGACGATTTCGCTTGAGCAAACTGTATTTGACCCCGTTATAGGCAATAAATAACCCAACCAAAAATGCCAATAGGCTCATTGCGGTTAGGTTAAGGTGAAAACTATCCGTAAGAGAGCCAAGATCGCTGCTTTGAGTATTGACACTCCACTGAGCACGACCATCGAGCAAATCTTCAATCTGAGCTTGGGACTTGGCATCAAACACCGCGATGTAACTCAATTGACCAGGCTTATTCAGTAGTTGCTGAGCAAAGCCGATATCCATCAGTACTCGGCTGCCAAGTTGCCAAGCATCGGG
It contains:
- a CDS encoding polysaccharide lyase family 7 protein, whose amino-acid sequence is MNKKHLLTGSILLALSTTAFAEVANNGVDYPVPADNFDMRNWKITIPSDINEDGKVDEIEGVAMLSYSHKDFFHLNKDGHLVFQVQNQAITTKNSKNARSELRQMPRGANFDNILTDGKLNQWALSSHPDAKEYSAVGGTLEATLKVDHVSMNAKYPEKGPAHSVVVGQIHAKKHNDQIKAKTGYGHGNEPIKIFYKKFPGHKMGSVFWNYERNLAKKDPNRIDISYPVWGNTWENHAEPGDAGIALGEEFSYKIDVQGTMMYLTFETARHDTVKYEIDLSKGQDELDFPTGYAKDDFYFKAGAYGQCSVADSHPVWGTGCAGTGDFATDKANGDYNSVTFSELKLNGK
- a CDS encoding homocysteine S-methyltransferase family protein, which gives rise to MKKLVILDGGMGRELKRMGAPFSQPLWSAQALIESPQHVLKAHHNFIQAGAEIIIANSYACVPFHLGEQGFEQQGATLATLAGQLARQSVEESSTAVKVAGCIPPAFGSYRPDLFDPQTGEAIFDTLYQAQKPFVDLWLAETISSVAEARSIANVLKTSDKPCHYAFTLLDEQEHDAKLRSGESIKQALMTLLETNAQGIFFNCSVPEVMESAIRQTRSLLDELGQDMDIGVYANSFTPIRSDHKANEAIQALRYFSPQEYLDFAKAWHLAGANIIGGCCGISPEHIERLSQWQQSLKGD
- a CDS encoding NAD(P)-dependent oxidoreductase, producing MEANKKVAFIGLGVMGYPMAGHLSKAGYETHVYNRTVAKAKQWSEEFQGEYFETPKQAAQDCQVVCLCVGNDNDVRSVVFGEDGVLAGMAKEATLIDHTTTSAELAEELATACQELGIHFIDAPVSGGQAGAENGALTVMCGGEQQAFEAASPVIDSYARQISLLGGHGQGQRCKMVNQICIAGVLKGLSEAILLSQKAGLDINDVVDVLKHGAAGSWQMENRASTMAADKFDFGFAIDWMRKDLGICLDEAQKFGLDLPLTKQVDSEYQSLQEQGLGRMDTSVLIKSYDNK
- a CDS encoding GNAT family N-acetyltransferase, with amino-acid sequence MEFLAATPAHYEQIGQLISSPEELYKVSAVASFPWDVVQIAEIAQQRLQLTVAIDEGRVVAFGNLYDVKPTEQAFIGNVIVADSHKGKGIGKAMIEVLSAKCREHYQVAPSLSVFNYNTPALMLYHKLGFVPYGCEPRVSQTGETVMLIHMRLSS
- a CDS encoding DUF5062 family protein — protein: MSKSTKLRNEDKLVKKALEIGSQMAKMQGFNLPTSPQPTFVKGVYLFLVDAKQITPLPADKQDGANIKHRLAMWMHGVLPDNDPLK
- a CDS encoding type II secretion system protein, with translation MKKSGFTLIELVVVIVILGILAVVAAPKFLNLQQSARVSTLQGVAAAFETTITQVIAKAYIKGLSPASTNPPGGQDDYIIDFGFGSVEVDWGTLCPESEGESGDALTMLDFLTIDTTETLTSAQGNRHTVVGYQHSFSQSELDSTNITTLPSGCYVIYDSFGGRGSSTCPTEGCVCTVRVESTDC
- a CDS encoding lipocalin-like domain-containing protein, whose product is MALVGCEPEPSTGFGSWMGESDSLFTPVTADRGLIFPQDHQAHQDFRHEWWYLTANLIDQDGMPLGIQWTQFRVAIAKPTSAKTEWAGQQIYMAHSAITTVDKHYADEKWSRQHPELAGVSSSPFKVFLDDWQWQSQSEEMFPATLKVQSDSFGYSLSLTTQSPYQKQGEQGFSSKSANGEVASYYYSQPFIHVEGEVTIDGLIKQVTGVGWIDREWSSQFLLDSQQGWDWFALKLNEETRLVVFQLRDMTNSAPNYYYANLMFADGSARRMSSHQIELTPIAFTEIDGRDHPTHWTLNIPSEDIALTIDALNPMAKMPLTVPYWEGPVKIEGSHQGVGYMELTGY
- a CDS encoding FtsX-like permease family protein, with translation MRQTSHFLHHIWLSLKLFACHYRQAPLQAASILIGIVLAVTLFVAVQAINLNAKRSYSESAEQLSAQAAALVIPSSGQRHLPESVYFALRQAGVSGVLAVLEGRVRDQTGQTWSVQGSDLVAAVTSQIKYRQSNPNAGNQESSPALFSAELPLAKLLSGDALVLMSRSQYESLQHRQGFELDGMPVEIVAVPDAWQLGSRVLMDIGFAQQLLNKPGQLSYIAVFDAKSQAQIEDLLDGRAQWSVNTQSSDLGSLTDSFHLNLTAMSLLAFLVGLFIAYNGVKYSLLKRNRLLVQVQQVGVGAKWLMSALLIELAILVLIGVSLGFVLGMQLSHWLHPTVALTLEQLYGATLLPGSWEWQWWFQALVLTLLSTLLACWQFFKSQINQPLSSHGGFYARPQVLNQNRLFVLGCLFAVVAAIGLISSAHFRITMVWLGVLVCAVPLFLPKVLTVLALWCERRSRAGLIQYLFAELRELIAPLSLAMMALLLAVTANIGMNTLVGSFEHTLKQWLEQRLHADIYISPAQGQMMEVMQALTNFDGVEEVYTQYYLQEKVQGLPTLLGTKDPITLEQTMVFKHQLDNFWPRFYQGELAAISEPMAIKLGLNLSDSLQTDALKGHSIKIGAIFYDYGSPNGEMLIAPSLWQSLGFTDVPSSLGMKVNADQTQVYQQLQTHFELHSSQLYDQAKIKTIALEIFSQTFAVTSALNGVTLMVAVIGLFCACYMLLDARKASVGRLYALGVSRNKLMALVCGQITMLLAFTLVIALPLGAVIGYVLTDMITLRAFGWSLDYLWSWLDAFTIAMATIFAAVLATILPLWKLVRSPVVSSLQSEVL